From Mobula birostris isolate sMobBir1 chromosome 8, sMobBir1.hap1, whole genome shotgun sequence, the proteins below share one genomic window:
- the urb2 gene encoding unhealthy ribosome biogenesis protein 2 homolog, protein MAAVYSGIHLKLKSSKTPWEDKLKLARFAWISQHCFLPNKEQVLLDWVSHALTGYYSKKLHFGAEIVEGLWSYLDDILHSNSVQKLMEKGKIITIRFSIPQIINERILACSSEEPLNVDTSSLPMVLSCCQGILLSPAFSIIYTSKYELLVDLLCKLCRLACSRLKSSEALHSAQLFDVLLLVLNQYLIGQRQQTNQPRMFLQMCSSLLQPFLLLRHLLSTRCWMGEDEVSVRQHLSREICNKIQTALQNGLFHTDFLNSYREELLPSEGSQGKKAGFSKGLTAPTETILLKLADAVFFGSDLHFAVVASSVPMLYKLSVESYCKDGNQLLCFHIFTKFLDLLQFPVSKGAGDGASVEWNPGLLALDQLLNSIFINNIYNVSVDKIRCEGVQFACYSRFAEMLLTYPRPGTAAWFRCLRTLILLNHLIVEPCLDELVSLAWIDADVSDPRVKKAQDLLLSTLLETYTKLRQLPRVFKEVLDVISRPAADELRQPVLSESLTKKLRECLLEVTNSQVLDIWGLILKNLELLIPDVESSDVALKVLTMSILLHTILFNMRSLNDKTPVPVIRSSRALMDRTAERAVVPLLRTGKRTGGTDSPVWAPDARSAGLILGCTWVEIDHMLRLNCSKYVSPSTQAGKAEAGAWDFCCLLPQLSAVEWKVAAEAAGPGGELGQHFAQLLSLQKMRRIMMRPGELTEAERLCLRSSASFVISSGKAAVRGARAQGWDGQLSTLNGDTCGVAHWHLVTANLALLVPYLPQEEVAYVAEVVIASLLQEGAWEVRPDVGTSLSIPAMCESLLNSTLLPELQALYHEILLGLTQRVRRLVTAAGRGLPSAILEQLAGNVHASRGEGHQTSSSWGLLFPCSMPSQETSPQFMFSSIKGAPLLTLPTEQLDTLLQILDLLSALRLDNLSCTDHLQAFLLLVSLVTVLRPGSKKSNASKYLQVLGKCYFLLTVLATGTNGKAVFRLAHAGDILEKVTAPLFVVSSELSASLDCPAWSKLLHSFQCFLSNFVQKIVERKQSMCLNLEQLIGFLSNNWANAKEKEEWKLVAEQLLMVALLALSSVIQTTVRQSEKNRLSSSLPSLLSQLTGLLGPILQSHFDRSGLDQTFTVPCATALLEAELCLKEEQRGAISEGRSPDEMGLKHGNLYQSICSQVLHQLATSTQELDPLRKQLDFLRVFCSSAELCCDHNIATGFPSIFCAVKALLAAPWITSQFIQSLDTQLIGLLTCISERCTDHQFYLLVKSIIQGIEVVNLWKGQHLDVVSSVILISILFKCSLRKNAEKMMWFSAPQVITAFLVLCKKTDLDEPWGYKITLLSLEALAILIQRGEGILTNPHHVTLAFDVLLCIPLEHLKLDEYAGVFHAIHEVLFSIIQSQPKVLLNAAPVFLKCLNRLLLSAIHKGRQKGAGEKGAVMENEMILDCARQVERMYTHVASKPEEFGMFSAFMVAEYISELQKVTLNADVKKAFTEGVYHLLDLVTENDLRFLNALLQLGVREVFKALHGDYVRYHKSKRQGEEEYTA, encoded by the exons ATGGCTGCAGTTTACTCTGGGATTCACCTGAAGCTCAAAAGTTCAAAGACACCTTGGGAAGACAAGCTGAAATTAGCTCGATTTGCCTGGATTTCACAGCACTGTTTTTTGCCCAACAAGGAACAG GTTTTACTCGACTGGGTGAGCCATGCATTAACTGGATACTACAGCAAGAAGCTCCATTTTGGAGCTGAAattgtggaaggactgtggtcCTATCTGGATGACATTCTTCACAGCAACAGCGTGCAGAAGctgatggagaaagggaagatCATCACGATTCGCTTCTCGATCCCTCAG ATTATAAACGAGAGGATCTTGGCATGTTCCAGTGAAGAGCCCCTAAATGTTGATACATCAAGTCTTCCCATGGTGCTGAGCTGCTGTCAAGGAattctcctgtctcctgccttttCCATCATCTACACCAGCAAGTATGAGCTGTTGGTTGATCTGCTCTGCAAGCTGTGCAGGCTAGCCTGCAGCAGGTTGAAATCGTCGGAAGCCTTGCACTCTGCACAGCTCTTTGACGTCCTCCTGTTGGTGTTGAACCAGTACCTTATTGGGCAAAGGCAGCAGACCAACCAGCCCCGGATGTTTCTGCAGATGTGCAGCTCTCTGCTCCAGCCCTTCCTCCTCCTGCGTCACCTGCTGTCCACGAGGTGCTGGATGGGTGAGGACGAGGTGTCGGTGCGGCAACACCTCAGCAGGGAAATCTGCAATAAAATCCAGACGGCCCTTCAGAATGGTCTGTTCCATACTGATTTTTTGAACTCGTACAGAGAGGAGCTCTTGCCGAGTGAGGGCTCTCAAGGGAAGAAGGCAGGCTTTTCCAAAGGGCTGACTGCACCCACTGAAACGATACTTCTAAAGTTGGCCGACGCTGTGTTCTTCGGCTCAGACCTGCACTTTGCCGTCGTAGCCAGTTCAGTACCGATGCTTTACAAGCTGTCTGTTGAGTCCTACTGCAAGGATGGAAATCAGCTTCTCTGTTTCCACATCTTCACCAAATTCCTCGACTTGCTGCAGTTCCCAGTGTCCAAGGGTGCCGGGGACGGAGCGTCTGTGGAATGGAACCCTGGGCTCCTGGCTCTGGATCAGCTGCTCAACTCGATCTTCATCAACAACATCTACAATGTCTCCGTGGACAAGATCCGGTGTGAGGGGGTGCAGTTTGCTTGCTACAGCAGATTTGCGGAAATGCTGCTGACTTACCCTCGCCCGGGTACCGCAGCCTGGTTCAGATGCCTGAGGACCTTGATCCTACTGAACCACTTGATCGTGGAGCCGTGCCTGGATGAGTTGGTGTCGCTGGCGTGGATTGACGCTGACGTCAGTGACCCCAGGGTGAAGAAAGCCCAGGACTTGTTGCTGAGCACCCTGCTGGAGACCTACACCAAACTGCGGCAGTTGCCCAGGGTGTTCAAGGAGGTGCTGGACGTCATCTCGCGTCCAGCTGCTGATGAGTTGAGGCAGCCCGTCCTCTCCGAGAGCCTCACAAAGAAACTGCGCGAGTGCCTCCTGGAAGTAACAAACAGCCAGGTCTTGGATATTTGGGGCTTGATTCTGAAGAACTTGGAATTACTGATTCCCGATGTGGAGAGCTCTGATGTAGCACTGAAGGTCCTCACAATGAGCATTTTACTACACACCATCCTTTTCAACATGAGGAGTCTCAATGACAAAACGCCAGTGCCGGTAATTCGGTCCTCCCGGGCCCTGATGGACAGGACGGCTGAAAGAGCTGTGGTCCCGCTGCTCCGCACGGGTAAACGCACTGGTGGTACAGACTCTCCGGTGTGGGCCCCAGATGCCAGGAGCGCGGGGCTGATTCTCGGTTGCACCTGGGTAGAAATTGATCACATGCTGCGGCTGAACTGCAGCAAGTACGTCTCGCCCTCTACCCAGGCCGGCAAAGCAGAGGCGGGCGCATGGGACTTCTGCTGCCTCCTCCCGCAGCTGAGCGCGGTGGAGTGGAAGGTGGCAGCTGAGGCGGCGGGACCGGGCGGTGAGCTCGGCCAACATTTCGCCCAGCTTCTGTCGCTGCAGAAGATGAGGAGGATCATGATGCGGCCCGGCGAGCTGACCGAGGCGGAGCGGCTGTGCCTGAGGTCCTCTGCTTCCTTTGTCATCTCCTCCGGAAAAGCTGCTGTCCGGGGTGCCAGGGCACAAGGGTGGGACGGGCAGCTGAGCACGCTGAACGGGGACACCTGCGGCGTGGCGCACTGGCACCTGGTCACTGCCAACCTTGCCCTCCTGGTCCCCTACCTCCCACAGGAAGAGGTCGCTTACGTTGCCGAGGTGGTGATCGCCAGCCTCCTGCAGGAGGGTGCTTGGGAGGTGCGGCCGGATGTGGGGACCTCACTTTCCATTCCAGCCATGTGTGAGAGTTTGCTCAACAGCACTCTTCTTCCAGAACTCCAGGCTCTCTACCACGAGATTTTACTCGGCCTGACCCAGAGAGTGAGGCGTCTGGTCACTGCCGCTGGAAGGGGGTTGCCCTCAGCGATACTGGAGCAGCTGGCAGGAAACGTCCATGCCTCTCGGGGTGAGGGCCACCAAACCAGCAGCAGCTGGGGACTGCTGTTCCCCTGTTCCATGCCCTCTCAAGAGACGTCACCCCAATTCATGTTCTCGTCAATAAAAGGCGCTCCCCTTCTCACCTTGCCGACGGAGCAGTTGGACAcccttctgcagattttggatCTGCTCTCTGCTTTGAGGTTGGACAACCTTTCGTGCACCGATCATCTCCAAGCCTTTCTCTTGCTGGTGTCCCTGGTCACCGTCCTCCGACCCGGCTCCAAAAAGAGCAATGCCTCTAAGTACCTGCAGGTTTTGGGCAAGTGCTACTTCCTCCTCACAGTCCTGGCGACAGGCACCAATGGGAAGGCGGTCTTCAGGTTGGCACATGCTGGGGACATTCTAGAGAAGGTCACAGCTCCTTTGTTTGTCGTGAGCAGTGAGCTGTCCGCCTCCCTGGATTGCCCAGCCTGGTCCAAGCTACTCCACAGCTTCCAATGCTTTCTCAGTAACTTTGTCCAGAAGATTGTCGAAAGGAAGCAAAGCATGTGCCTTAACTTGGAGCAGCTGATTGGTTTCCTCTCCAACAACTGGGCGAATgcgaaggagaaggaggaatggAAGCTGGTGGCAGAGCAGTTGCTTATGGTGGCCCTGTTGGCGTTGAGCAGCGTTATCCAAACCACAGTGCGGCAGTCTGAAAAGAACCGACTCAGCAGCAGCCTGCCGTCTCTTCTCAGCCAGCTCACTGGCCTCCTGGGCCCTATCCTGCAGTCACATTTCGACAGAAGCGGACTAGATCAGACATTTACCGTGCCTTGTGCCACTGCCCTTCTGGAGGCAGAGCTGTGTCTGAAGGAGGAGCAAAGAGGTGCAATCAGTGAGGGAAGGAGTCCGGACGAGATGGGGCTGAAGCACGGAAACCTGTATCAGAGCATCTGTTCCCAGGTTCTGCACCAACTTGCCACCTCCACCCAAGAGCTGGACCCACTTCGTAAACAGCTCGACTTTTTGCGAGTGTTTTGTTCGTCAGCAGAACTTTGCTGTGATCACAATATCGCGACTGGATTCCCCTCCATCTTCTGTGCTGTGAAGGCCCTGCTGGCAG CCCCATGGATAACGTCACAGTTCATTCAGTCGCTGGATACCCAGCTGATTGGACTCCTCACCTGCATATCTGAACGGTGCACAGACCATCAGTTTTATCTTCTTGTCAAGTCAATCATACAGGGCATTGAAGTTGTCAATCTTTGGAAAGGACAGCACTTG GATGTCGTGTCCTCTGTGATCCTCATCTCTATCCTTTTCAAGTGCTCGTTAAGGAAAAATGCAGAAAAGATGATGTGGTTTTCAGCTCCTCAGGTTATCACAGCATTCCTG GTTTTGTGCAAGAAAACAGACCTTGATGAACCTTGGGGCTACAAGATTACTTTGCTGAGCTTGGAGGCCTTGGCAATCCTCATCCAGCGAGGAGAGGGTATACTCACAAATCCCCATCACGTGACGCTTGCATTCGATGTTCTCTTGTGCATTCCACTAGAACACCTCAAACTGGATGAATACGCAGGAGTTTTCCACGCCATCCATGAGGTGCTGTTTTCTATAATACAGTCTCAGCCGAAG GTTTTGCTCAATGCAGCACCAGTCTTCCTCAAATGTTTAAACCGCCTTCTCCTTTCTGCTATACATAAAGGACGTCAAAAAGGTGCAGGAGAGAAAG